In Paenibacillus durus, the DNA window ACAAGCGATGATGTTTAACGGATATAACGAACAGCTGGTGCAATCCATCAAGAACTGGCTGAAGGAAGATGTCGGCTCCGGTGATGTGACCACGTTGACGACGATTGCGCCCGGACATCAGTCCAAAGGAATTATTCATGCAAAAGAAGAAGGCGTGGTCTGCGGCATTCCCGTCGCGGAGCTGGTATTCGAGGTCGTCGATCCCAGCCTGTCCTTTACCCTATTCGTGAAGGAAGGCGAGCGTGTGGCCAAGGGAACCGTGATTGCAGAAGTAGAGGGCAGCACCCACGCGATTTTAACAGGCGAGCGGCTTGCTCTGAATCTGATGCAGCGGCTTTCGGGAGTGGCGACGCGGACAGCCTCGTTCGTGCAGGCGCTGGACGGACTGCCGGCGAAGCTGGTAGATACACGCAAGACTACGCCGGGACACCGGATGCTGGAGAAGTACGCGGTTCGAATTGGCGGGGGCGCCAATCACCGGTTCGGCTTATACGATGCCGTTATGATCAAGGATAACCATATAAAAGGCGCAGGGGGCATTCAGAAGGCCGTCAGCAGAGCCCGGGCCAACATTCCGCATACTATGACGATTGAAGTGGAAACGGAAAGCTTGGAACAGGTTGAGGAGGCGCTGGCCGCAGGGGCGGACATTATTATGCTGGATAACATGTCTCTTGAATTAATGACAGAGGCTGTGCGCAAAATTAAGACGAAGGCGCCGCATGTGAAGACGGAGGCTTCGGGAAACGTTTCGCTGGAAACGGTGCGCGGCATCGCAGAAACGGGCGTCGATGTGATCTCCGTCGGACGGCTCACTTACTCCTTTTCCAGTTTGGATATCAGTCTGGATCTGAATGAGAAGAAGGAGGGCGCTTTGTCATGATGCTGGCCGTGGATATCGGCAATACGAATATTGTGCTTGGGGTTTACCGGCAGCGGGAACTCCTGCACCATTTCCGGCTGAGCACGGCGCGGCAATCGACTGCGGATGAGTACGGGATTTTGATTCACAATTTATTTAATATGTCGGGTCTATCCGTTAAAAATGTGGAAGGAGTCATCATTTCTTCCGTCGTACCTCCGCTCGTGCATGTAATCGTGGAAATGTGTGTCAAATATATCGGCAAAGAGCCGCTGGTAGTCGGGCCCGGAATCAAGACCGGGCTAAACTTACGTTACGAGAATCCCCGGGAGGTCGGCGCGGACCGTATTGTGAACGCCGTGGCCGCCATTGAGCGTTATCAATGTCCGCTTGTCGTCGTCGACTTTGGAACCGCCACAACATTTGACTGTATCGACGGAAACGCCAATTATCTTGGAGGCGCCATTGTGCCGGGCATCGGCATTTCCACCGAGGCCTTATATGAGCGAGCGTCCAAGCTGCCGAGAATCGAACTGGAGAAGCCCAAGAAAGTAATCGGCCGAAATACCGTGCATGCGATGCAGGCCGGGATTATTTTTGGCTACGCGGGACAAGTGGAAGGTATTGTAAGGCGCATTAAGGCCGAGATGAACGCTCCCAGACTGAAGGTCATCGCGACGGGAGGATTGGCGCCCCTGATTGCGGGCGAGACGGACTGCATTGATGAAATCGATTCGCTGCTTACGCTGGAGGGGCTGCGCATTATTTATGACCGCAATCAATAACATCGGGATTCAATTTATGACAGGAGGGCTGATCACCCATGCAAAATAAAAAAGACAAGTTGGTACGGGGAACGGCACTTAACGGGAGGGTACGGACTTTTGCGGTTCGCACGACGGAGCTTACTGCCGAGCTTCAGCGCAGGCATGATACGTATCCGACGGCTACGGCCGCGCTCGGACGTACGGTTACCGCAGCCGCCATGATGGGCGCCATGCTCAAAGGCAAGGAAATGATCAATATCCAGATCAAAGGCGGCGGTCCGATCGGGCAGATTGTCGCAGAGGCAAATGCCGAGGGAGAGGTCCGCGGCTATGTCCAGAATCCTCATGTCCATCTGCCGAGTAACAGTTTAGGCAAGCTGGACGTGGCAGGGGCAGTCGGAACCGATGGCTTTATCCATGTCATCAAGGATCTCGGTCTGAAGGAGCCTTACCGCGGCAGTGTGCCGATTGTTTCCGGCGAGCTCGGCGACGATTTTACATATTACTTTGCCGTTTCCGAGCAGACGAACTCCGCAGTGGGATTAGGTGTGCTGGTTGAGGCAGATAACAGCGTCAAGGTGGCTGGCGGATTTATTATTCAACTGCTGCCGGGCCTGACCGATGAAGAGATTACGGAAATCGAACAAAACTTAAGCTCGACTCCTTCGGTTACGGCGCTGCTGGATCAGGGTATGGAGCCGGAGGAAATGCTGCGCCGCATTTTACCCGATACGGAAGTGCTGGACGAAACGGAAATTAGATTTAAGTGTCATTGCTCCCGCGAGAAAGTGGAGCAGACTCTGGTCAGCCTCGGCGCGTATGAATTGGAGCAGATAATCGAGGAAGACGGTCAGGCAGAAGTGGTATGCCATTTCTGCAACGAAGCCTATTCTTTTAACAAGGCGGAGCTGCAGGAAATTCTCAATCAAGCGAAATAGGATCGTGTAGGAATGACAAGACAGGAACGCGCTTTGCGCAAATCCGTTCTCGTTCTGGCCGGATTCGTTCTGCTTCTTTCCGTCCTTCTCATATGGGAATGGCGCAGGGGAAAAGAGACCGCTGGGAACGACGAAGACGGAAAAAGAATAGCGAAGGTGGCCGGCCAATCCGTCTCACTGCGGCAGTGGAGAGATGAGCTCCAAAAGAGATATGGCGACGAAGTGCTGCTAGCCATGCTTAACCGGATCGCGGTAGAGACCGAAGCCAAGAAGCTTGGAATCTCCGTCCCGGAGCAGGAGATCGACCGGGAATTGCAAACGGCGGCTTCCGGTTACGGCTCGGAGGAACAGTATTACTTGCAAATGGAAACAGAGCTTGGCATGACCAAGGAGGAAGTCCGGGAAGAAACCAGGTACAGGCTTATGCTCCAAGCGGTGGCAACGACAGGAATTGTAATCGGAGAAAAGGAGATCGATGCGTATTTACAGCAGGATCCGAGCCTCCTTCGCCCGGTTAAGGAGATCGAGCTGTCAATCATTAAGGTAATCTCCGAAAGGGAAGCGGAAAAGGTGCTGGACCGTCTGGAAGACGGTGAGGATTTTACAGATTTGGCAGAGCAGCTTTCGATTGATGAGGATAGCAGGGTACGAGGGGGCCGGGTTGGTACAGTGGAGGAGGATAATCCTTATTGGCCGCAGGATCTGCTGGAGGCAGCGGCGGAGCTGGACCCTGGCGCTGTTGCCGGTCCGTTTCAGGTAGATGGCGGTTATGCCGTGATTCGGACAGACAAAGTAACCGTCCCGAAGATGCCGAGCGAACGGGAAATAAGAGAGCAGGTCCGCATGGAGCTTGCCCTCGAACAGGCTCCTCCGCTGCAGAAGGTCGAGAATGATCTGCGCGCCAAATATGATGCCGCAATAGATATTGACAAGGGACTTCAAGATTGATAAGATGGGATTAACGTAAAACCTACTGATTTAGTCGGAATAGCACGGCAGCTTGCATTAGGCCTATGCAGCGCGCGGCTTAGCGTGCGGCGTTTCCTGAACTTTCGGGGACAGATCCGGTATGACCATGTTAAATTGAAGGCGGCCGCTGATGACCCAAGGGGCAAATGCTGAAGACTTATGTCACAAAGTTACGCAATCTTTCATCGTTCATTATTCTAAGGGGGTTTTTGCTCATGTCTAAAGTGGTCAACAATGTAACCGAACTAATTGGAGGTACCCCGCTTGTACGCCTGAACCGGATCGTGCCGGAAGGTGCTGCGGAAATCTATGTGAAGCTTGAATATCAGAACCCGGGCTCCAGCGTTAAGGACCGGATTGCGATCAGCATTGTGGAAGAAGCTGAGAAGCAAGGCCGCCTGAAACCGGGAGATACGATCCTGGAGGCAACCAGCGGCAATACGGGTATCGGTCTGGCAATGGTAGCGGCGGCTAAAGGATACAAAGCCATTATCGTTATGCCTGAGACGATGAGCTTGGAGCGCCGTAACCTGCTTCGCGCTTATGGTGCGGAATTGGTTCTGACACCGGGATCGGAAGGCATGAACGGCGCGGTCAAGAAGGCCGAAGCTATTCTGGCTGAGAACCCGAGCTACTTTGTTGCCGAGCAGTTCAAGAATCCGGCCAATGTGAAGATTCACCGTGAAACAACGGGACCGGAAATCGTCGAAGCGATCGATTCGATCGGCGGATCGCTGGACGCTTTCATCGCGGGTATTGGCACAGGCGGAACGATTACAGGCGCCGGCGAAGTGCTGAAAGAGAAATATCCGGACATCAAGATTTACGCGGTAGAGCCTGCGGCTTCGCCAATTCTTGCGGGAGGTAAACCGGGACCTCACAAAATTCAAGGTATCGGAGCCAACTTTATCCCTGATATTCTGAATCAAAATGTTTACGATGAAATTATTCATGTTGAAAATGACGAAGCGTTTGATACAGCGCGCCGCGTAGCGAAAGAAGAGGGCATCCTGTCCGGTATTTCTTCGGGAGCCGCGATTTTTGCAGCGATCAAAGTGGCCAAGGAACTGGGCGCCGGCAAACGTGTGGTTGCAATCGTTCCGAGTAACGGCGAACGTTACCTCAGCACACCTCTGTACAACTACGAAGCCTAAACCTTATTCTATAGTAATAATATTTTAATTGTACGGAAAAGAGCCTTTGACTTCCGCCTTTACGCGGTTGCCCAAGGCTCTTTGAATTTGACAGACATCCTTTCCAGGCAAAAATAAGCGCTTCTTGTCGGATAGACTTTTCAAAATTGCTGAAAATAAAGTATACTGACAGGCAAATAGCTATTGAGGCGTTTAGGAGGATGAACTTGGAGATCGTTACGGGTTGGAAGGAATGGGAGAAGTGGGCCGGTGAAGGCTGGAATATCCTGCCTCTGATCATACGGTCGCAGCTCGGCCCGGGCGGATTGCCGAGCTCTTGGAAAAAGGCGTGGGAAATGGCAACGCCTTATTCTGTGGTGCTGGAAAGCGGAAAGGGCGGGCGTTATACGTACGTTGGACTTCGCCCTTCATCCGTGTTGACAGGCAAGGAGAGACATGCCGAGGTACTGCGGATTGCCGCCGGAAGCGCGTCAAATGCTGACAGTGCGGCCGGAGATGGGGCCGTGACGCTGGAAGACGCGCCGCTTGAGGTGCTGCGTGAATGGATGGCGCCCTTTAAGGCGCCACGGCCTGAGGATTCCGGGCTTCCGCCGTTTACGGGGGGCTGCGTCGGCTTCCTGTCGTATGATGTAGTCCGCTCGCTTGAACGGCTGCCTTCTTCCTCGGAGGATCATCCGGGATTCCCTGATTATCTCTGGATGCGGCTGGATGAGATGTGGATCTACGACCACGAGCAGCACCAGTTGTACTGCGCACTGCATCCTTCGATCCCAGCCAACGTCTCAGCCGCCGTTTCCGCCGCAGAACTTAAAGTGCTCTATGAAGAGACGTTGGAAAAAGCAGAGGAGATGCTGGAAAAGTGGCGGCAGATTTGCGAAGTAGCGGAAGCTGCTGAGGAAGCTGAATCGTACACTCCCAGTGTTCCCGATATCCCCGCAGCAGCCGAATCCGGTGAATGGCCGGGGATGACCTCGGCCTTCACCAGAGAGAAGTTCCAGCAGGCGGTGCTGGATATCCAGGAATACATTCGCCAAGGCGATGTATTCCAGGTGAACCTGTCGCTGCGGCAGGAAGCGGCGCTTACCTCCTCCCCGGAGGAG includes these proteins:
- a CDS encoding peptidylprolyl isomerase, whose amino-acid sequence is MTRQERALRKSVLVLAGFVLLLSVLLIWEWRRGKETAGNDEDGKRIAKVAGQSVSLRQWRDELQKRYGDEVLLAMLNRIAVETEAKKLGISVPEQEIDRELQTAASGYGSEEQYYLQMETELGMTKEEVREETRYRLMLQAVATTGIVIGEKEIDAYLQQDPSLLRPVKEIELSIIKVISEREAEKVLDRLEDGEDFTDLAEQLSIDEDSRVRGGRVGTVEEDNPYWPQDLLEAAAELDPGAVAGPFQVDGGYAVIRTDKVTVPKMPSEREIREQVRMELALEQAPPLQKVENDLRAKYDAAIDIDKGLQD
- the cysK gene encoding cysteine synthase A; the encoded protein is MSKVVNNVTELIGGTPLVRLNRIVPEGAAEIYVKLEYQNPGSSVKDRIAISIVEEAEKQGRLKPGDTILEATSGNTGIGLAMVAAAKGYKAIIVMPETMSLERRNLLRAYGAELVLTPGSEGMNGAVKKAEAILAENPSYFVAEQFKNPANVKIHRETTGPEIVEAIDSIGGSLDAFIAGIGTGGTITGAGEVLKEKYPDIKIYAVEPAASPILAGGKPGPHKIQGIGANFIPDILNQNVYDEIIHVENDEAFDTARRVAKEEGILSGISSGAAIFAAIKVAKELGAGKRVVAIVPSNGERYLSTPLYNYEA
- the hslO gene encoding Hsp33 family molecular chaperone HslO; the protein is MQNKKDKLVRGTALNGRVRTFAVRTTELTAELQRRHDTYPTATAALGRTVTAAAMMGAMLKGKEMINIQIKGGGPIGQIVAEANAEGEVRGYVQNPHVHLPSNSLGKLDVAGAVGTDGFIHVIKDLGLKEPYRGSVPIVSGELGDDFTYYFAVSEQTNSAVGLGVLVEADNSVKVAGGFIIQLLPGLTDEEITEIEQNLSSTPSVTALLDQGMEPEEMLRRILPDTEVLDETEIRFKCHCSREKVEQTLVSLGAYELEQIIEEDGQAEVVCHFCNEAYSFNKAELQEILNQAK
- the nadC gene encoding carboxylating nicotinate-nucleotide diphosphorylase yields the protein MMFNGYNEQLVQSIKNWLKEDVGSGDVTTLTTIAPGHQSKGIIHAKEEGVVCGIPVAELVFEVVDPSLSFTLFVKEGERVAKGTVIAEVEGSTHAILTGERLALNLMQRLSGVATRTASFVQALDGLPAKLVDTRKTTPGHRMLEKYAVRIGGGANHRFGLYDAVMIKDNHIKGAGGIQKAVSRARANIPHTMTIEVETESLEQVEEALAAGADIIMLDNMSLELMTEAVRKIKTKAPHVKTEASGNVSLETVRGIAETGVDVISVGRLTYSFSSLDISLDLNEKKEGALS
- a CDS encoding type III pantothenate kinase, producing MMLAVDIGNTNIVLGVYRQRELLHHFRLSTARQSTADEYGILIHNLFNMSGLSVKNVEGVIISSVVPPLVHVIVEMCVKYIGKEPLVVGPGIKTGLNLRYENPREVGADRIVNAVAAIERYQCPLVVVDFGTATTFDCIDGNANYLGGAIVPGIGISTEALYERASKLPRIELEKPKKVIGRNTVHAMQAGIIFGYAGQVEGIVRRIKAEMNAPRLKVIATGGLAPLIAGETDCIDEIDSLLTLEGLRIIYDRNQ
- a CDS encoding anthranilate synthase component I family protein; protein product: MNLEIVTGWKEWEKWAGEGWNILPLIIRSQLGPGGLPSSWKKAWEMATPYSVVLESGKGGRYTYVGLRPSSVLTGKERHAEVLRIAAGSASNADSAAGDGAVTLEDAPLEVLREWMAPFKAPRPEDSGLPPFTGGCVGFLSYDVVRSLERLPSSSEDHPGFPDYLWMRLDEMWIYDHEQHQLYCALHPSIPANVSAAVSAAELKVLYEETLEKAEEMLEKWRQICEVAEAAEEAESYTPSVPDIPAAAESGEWPGMTSAFTREKFQQAVLDIQEYIRQGDVFQVNLSLRQEAALTSSPEEVYEWLRRLNPSPYMGLLRSPGFALSSASPELLVKLHGDKVSARPIAGTRRRGLTPAEDAAMEAELRGSAKETAEHIMLVDLERNDIGRVSVYGTVKVPELMTVERYSHVMHLVSQVNGRIAEGKDAYDVIAALFPGGTITGAPKVRTMEIIEELEPVRRGPYTGSMGWIDYGGNMELNIIIRTLVVKDGTGYIQTGAGIVIDSDPYREYRECHNKAKAIVKAVLCSEAIRESQPGGGAEGAK